One genomic segment of Deinococcus sp. YIM 134068 includes these proteins:
- a CDS encoding ABC transporter ATP-binding protein, with protein MTAVAASGQQPAASRSEVVLRAEGLSKRFGGLLAVQNVSFTQYAGEILAVIGPNGAGKTTLLNLLSGVYRPSSGRLHLLGRDVTDANMEARCHAGLGRAFQIVRPFPEMTVHENVTVGALFGKRGMRLPEARARAYDLLERTGLAAHADKAAHELTLLQDKRLEVARALATQPSVLLLDEVMAGLRPAEAQEAVALVRGVRDSGVSVLFIEHIMPVVRDLADRVVVMDQGQVLAEGTYREVTANPQVVAAYLGTEEGLHA; from the coding sequence GTGACGGCGGTGGCGGCCAGCGGCCAGCAGCCAGCGGCCAGCAGATCGGAGGTCGTCCTGCGCGCCGAGGGGCTGAGCAAGCGGTTCGGGGGGTTGCTCGCCGTGCAGAACGTGAGTTTCACGCAGTACGCGGGCGAGATTCTGGCGGTGATCGGGCCGAACGGGGCGGGCAAGACGACGCTGCTCAACCTGCTGTCGGGCGTGTACCGGCCCTCCTCGGGGCGGCTGCACCTGCTCGGGCGTGACGTGACGGACGCGAACATGGAGGCGCGGTGTCACGCCGGACTGGGCCGGGCCTTCCAGATCGTGCGGCCCTTTCCAGAGATGACCGTTCACGAGAACGTGACGGTGGGGGCGCTGTTCGGCAAGCGGGGGATGCGGCTGCCGGAGGCCCGCGCCCGCGCCTACGATCTGCTGGAGCGCACGGGCCTCGCCGCGCACGCCGACAAGGCCGCGCACGAGCTGACGCTGTTGCAGGACAAGCGGCTGGAGGTCGCCCGCGCGCTCGCCACCCAGCCCAGCGTCCTGCTGCTGGACGAGGTGATGGCCGGACTCCGCCCCGCCGAGGCGCAGGAGGCCGTGGCGCTCGTCCGGGGTGTGCGCGACAGCGGCGTGAGCGTCCTCTTCATCGAACACATCATGCCCGTGGTGCGCGACCTCGCCGACCGGGTGGTCGTGATGGACCAGGGGCAGGTGCTGGCAGAAGGCACCTACCGCGAGGTGACGGCGAACCCGCAGGTCGTGGCCGCGTATTTAGGGACGGAAGAGGGGCTACACGCATGA